The Erythrolamprus reginae isolate rEryReg1 chromosome 5, rEryReg1.hap1, whole genome shotgun sequence genome window below encodes:
- the DAW1 gene encoding dynein assembly factor with WD repeat domains 1 isoform X1: MKLKRFLLRYYPPGIILEYIQSGELKTKSIDLLDLNTATDVEALVEDIRKAEPLITQSRKDQVVHLILRLQEKLRQQVDHKFYLFKVLRAHILPLTNVAFNKSGSCFITGSYDRTCKLWDTATGEELRSLEGHRNVVYAIAFNNPYGDKIATGSFDKTCKLWSVDTGKCYYTFRGHTAEIVCLSFNLQSTLVATGSMDTTARLWDIQNGEEVVRLTGHSAEIIALAFNTTGDKIITGSFDHTVAVWDVSTGRRMHTLIGHRAEISSAQFNWDCTLIITGSMDKTCMLWNALTGKRVATLTGHDDEVLDVCFDYTGQRIASASADGSARVYDAETKKCVAKLEGHTGEISKICFNPQGSRILTASSDKTARLWEPKTGQCIQILEGHTDEIFSCAFNYKGNIIITGSKDNTCRIWR, translated from the exons ATGAAGCTGAAGCGGTTCTTGCTGCGATATTACCCGCCGG GCATTATTTTGGAATATATTCAAAGTGGGGAACTGAAAACCAAATCCATAGATTTACTAGATCTCAATACTGC AACTGATGTAGAAGCCTTAGTAGAAGATATTAGAAAAGCAGAGCCTCTCATTACACAGTCACGGAAAGATCAGGTTGTACATTTAATTCTACGATTACAAGAAAAGCTACGACAACAAGTGGACCACAAATTCTATCTTTTTAAG GTACTTCGAGCACATATATTGCCACTCACCAATGTTGCCTTTAACAAATCAGGTTCTTG CTTTATCACTGGAAGTTATGACCGAACATGCAAACTGTGGGATACAGCAACAGGAGAAGAGTTACGTTCTTTGGAAGGCCACAGAAATGTCGTGTATGCAATTGCTTTCAATAATCCTTATGG tgACAAGATTGCTACTGGATCATTTGATAAGACCTGCAAATTATGGAGTGTAGATACAGGAAAATGCTATTATACTTTTAGAGGACATACTGCAGAAATT GTTTGCTTATCATTTAATCTTCAAAGCACACTAGTTGCAACTGGAAGCATGGATACTACAGCTAGATTATGGGACATACAGAATGGAGAAGAAGTGGTCAGATTAACA GGCCATTCTGCAGAGATAATTGCGTTAGCGTTTAACACCACAGGAGACAAAATAATCACAGGTTCTTTTGATCATACAGTTGCAGTATGGGATGTTAGCACGGGCAG GAGAATGCATACTTTAATAGGCCATCGTGCAGAAATAAGCAGCGCACAATTCAACTGGGATTGTACTCTGATCATCACTGGATCTATGGACAAAACATGCATG CTTTGGAATGCTTTGACAGGCAAGCGGGTAGCAACCTTAACAGGCCATGATGATGAAGTATTAGATGTTTGTTTCGATTATACTGGCCAGCGTATTGCAAGTGCCTCAGCTGATG GATCAGCAAGAGTATAtgatgcagaaacaaaaaaatgtgTGGCAAAACTTGAAGGTCATACAGGAGAAATTTCAAAG ATCTGTTTCAATCCTCAAGGAAGTCGTATTCTTACAGCCAGCTCAGATAAGACAGCTCGCCTTTGGGAGCCCAAGACGGGACAATGcattcaaatattggaaggccaCACTGATGAGATATTTTCCTGTGCTttcaattacaaaggaaatataATTATTACAG
- the SLC19A3 gene encoding thiamine transporter 2, with protein sequence MDCWQKVHQSGWIFPTLILCIYGFFTMMRPSEPFLTPYLTGPEKNLTIDEVTQHILPVWTYSYLALLFPVFLITDYVHYKPIIILQGISLIITWLLLLFASGIAAMQLVEFMYGLATATEVAYYAYIYSVVSADHYQKVTGYCRSITLVSSTLGYLLGQLLVSLGRVSYFYLNVISLVSVSMAFISSFFLPMPQKSMFFHRKSSPELSIGSVEKVTAEISNQQTNQQDKGRTISVARSQDLPENKPSKIKIRSHFLLVLKQLCMDLKECYTTKKLLYWSIWWALATAGFNQILNYVQVLWDYKAPSHSSEVYNGAVEAIATFLCSIASFAVGYVKLNWDLIGELALGIFSALDATSLIVMYFIQNIWVCYASYLVFKTCYMVLITIATFQIAINLSMERYALMFGFNNFVALLIQTILTVIVVDSKGLGLDIGTQFLIYGSYFAVIAGIFLSRSIYIIISTKCKKENPAENLQMEAQWQNTEIHSTRM encoded by the exons ATGGATTGTTGGCAGAAAGTACATCAGAGTGGGTGGATATTTCCAACTCTGATCCTTTGCATTTATGGTTTCTTTACCATGATGCGGCCATCTGAACCTTTCCTCACACCTTACCTTACTGGACCTGAAAAAAATCTGACTATTGACGAG GTAACACAGCATATTCTTCCAGTTTGGACATATTCCTACCTGGCCCTGCTCTTCCCTGTATTTCTGATTACAGACTATGTACATTATAAACCTATAATTATTCTACAGGGGATTAGCTTAATAATTACTTGGCTGTTACTTTTGTTTGCATCTGGCATAGCAGCCATGCAGCTGGTAGAGTTTATGTATGGACTTGCAACAGCCACAGAGGTTGCCTATTATGCTTATATTTATAGCGTTGTCAGTGCTGATCATTATCAGAAAGTGACCGGTTATTGCAGAAGTATCACCCTGGTTTCATCCACCTTGGGATATCTGCTTGGACAGCTTTTAGTTTCCTTAGGCCGGGTATCTTATTTTTATCTCAATGTCATAAGTTTAGTTTCTGTATCTATGGCATTTATATCTTCATTTTTTCTGCCCATGCCACAAAAAAGCATGTTCTTCCACAGAAAGTCTTCCCCAGAACTTTCCATTGGATCGGTAGAGAAAGTTACAGCAGAAATTTCCAACCAACAAACCAATCAACAGGACAAAGGGAGGACAATATCAGTGGCCAGGTCCCAGGATTTACCTGAAAACAAGCCATCCAAAATTAAAATCCGGAGTCACTTTCTATTAGTCCTAAAGCAGTTGTGCATGGATCTGAAAGAATGTTATACCACTAAAAAGCTTCTTTACTGGTCAATATGGTGGGCTTTAGCTACTGCAGGATTTAACCAAATTTTGAATTATGTGCAAGTACTGTGGGATTATAAAGCACCTTCTCATAGTTCTGAAGTTTATAATGGCGCTGTTGAAGCCATAGCTACATTTCTGT GTTCAATAGCATCATTTGCTGTCGGATATGTGAAACTGAACTGGGATCTAATTGGAGAACTGGCACTGGGAATCTTCTCTGCCCTGGATGCTACTTCACTTATTGTGATGTATTTTATCCAGAACATCTGGGTCTGTTATGCTAGCTATTTAGTGTTCAAAACATGTTATATGGTCCTTATAACCATAGCCAC ATTCCAGATTGCTATCAACCTCAGTATGGAGCGCTATGCCTTGATGTTTGGTTTCAACAATTTTGTTGCACTGCTAATTCAAACTATACTGACTGTTATTGTAGTTGATTCAAAAGGTCTGGGACTGGATATTGGGACTCAG TTCTTAATATATGGAA
- the DAW1 gene encoding dynein assembly factor with WD repeat domains 1 isoform X2 yields MPCSMTETAVEMLLENSIILEYIQSGELKTKSIDLLDLNTATDVEALVEDIRKAEPLITQSRKDQVVHLILRLQEKLRQQVDHKFYLFKVLRAHILPLTNVAFNKSGSCFITGSYDRTCKLWDTATGEELRSLEGHRNVVYAIAFNNPYGDKIATGSFDKTCKLWSVDTGKCYYTFRGHTAEIVCLSFNLQSTLVATGSMDTTARLWDIQNGEEVVRLTGHSAEIIALAFNTTGDKIITGSFDHTVAVWDVSTGRRMHTLIGHRAEISSAQFNWDCTLIITGSMDKTCMLWNALTGKRVATLTGHDDEVLDVCFDYTGQRIASASADGSARVYDAETKKCVAKLEGHTGEISKICFNPQGSRILTASSDKTARLWEPKTGQCIQILEGHTDEIFSCAFNYKGNIIITGSKDNTCRIWR; encoded by the exons ATGCCCTGCAGTATGACAGAAACAGCAGTAGAAATGCTACTTGAAAACA GCATTATTTTGGAATATATTCAAAGTGGGGAACTGAAAACCAAATCCATAGATTTACTAGATCTCAATACTGC AACTGATGTAGAAGCCTTAGTAGAAGATATTAGAAAAGCAGAGCCTCTCATTACACAGTCACGGAAAGATCAGGTTGTACATTTAATTCTACGATTACAAGAAAAGCTACGACAACAAGTGGACCACAAATTCTATCTTTTTAAG GTACTTCGAGCACATATATTGCCACTCACCAATGTTGCCTTTAACAAATCAGGTTCTTG CTTTATCACTGGAAGTTATGACCGAACATGCAAACTGTGGGATACAGCAACAGGAGAAGAGTTACGTTCTTTGGAAGGCCACAGAAATGTCGTGTATGCAATTGCTTTCAATAATCCTTATGG tgACAAGATTGCTACTGGATCATTTGATAAGACCTGCAAATTATGGAGTGTAGATACAGGAAAATGCTATTATACTTTTAGAGGACATACTGCAGAAATT GTTTGCTTATCATTTAATCTTCAAAGCACACTAGTTGCAACTGGAAGCATGGATACTACAGCTAGATTATGGGACATACAGAATGGAGAAGAAGTGGTCAGATTAACA GGCCATTCTGCAGAGATAATTGCGTTAGCGTTTAACACCACAGGAGACAAAATAATCACAGGTTCTTTTGATCATACAGTTGCAGTATGGGATGTTAGCACGGGCAG GAGAATGCATACTTTAATAGGCCATCGTGCAGAAATAAGCAGCGCACAATTCAACTGGGATTGTACTCTGATCATCACTGGATCTATGGACAAAACATGCATG CTTTGGAATGCTTTGACAGGCAAGCGGGTAGCAACCTTAACAGGCCATGATGATGAAGTATTAGATGTTTGTTTCGATTATACTGGCCAGCGTATTGCAAGTGCCTCAGCTGATG GATCAGCAAGAGTATAtgatgcagaaacaaaaaaatgtgTGGCAAAACTTGAAGGTCATACAGGAGAAATTTCAAAG ATCTGTTTCAATCCTCAAGGAAGTCGTATTCTTACAGCCAGCTCAGATAAGACAGCTCGCCTTTGGGAGCCCAAGACGGGACAATGcattcaaatattggaaggccaCACTGATGAGATATTTTCCTGTGCTttcaattacaaaggaaatataATTATTACAG
- the DAW1 gene encoding dynein assembly factor with WD repeat domains 1 isoform X3, producing MYFRTDVEALVEDIRKAEPLITQSRKDQVVHLILRLQEKLRQQVDHKFYLFKVLRAHILPLTNVAFNKSGSCFITGSYDRTCKLWDTATGEELRSLEGHRNVVYAIAFNNPYGDKIATGSFDKTCKLWSVDTGKCYYTFRGHTAEIVCLSFNLQSTLVATGSMDTTARLWDIQNGEEVVRLTGHSAEIIALAFNTTGDKIITGSFDHTVAVWDVSTGRRMHTLIGHRAEISSAQFNWDCTLIITGSMDKTCMLWNALTGKRVATLTGHDDEVLDVCFDYTGQRIASASADGSARVYDAETKKCVAKLEGHTGEISKICFNPQGSRILTASSDKTARLWEPKTGQCIQILEGHTDEIFSCAFNYKGNIIITGSKDNTCRIWR from the exons ATGTACTTTAGAACTGATGTAGAAGCCTTAGTAGAAGATATTAGAAAAGCAGAGCCTCTCATTACACAGTCACGGAAAGATCAGGTTGTACATTTAATTCTACGATTACAAGAAAAGCTACGACAACAAGTGGACCACAAATTCTATCTTTTTAAG GTACTTCGAGCACATATATTGCCACTCACCAATGTTGCCTTTAACAAATCAGGTTCTTG CTTTATCACTGGAAGTTATGACCGAACATGCAAACTGTGGGATACAGCAACAGGAGAAGAGTTACGTTCTTTGGAAGGCCACAGAAATGTCGTGTATGCAATTGCTTTCAATAATCCTTATGG tgACAAGATTGCTACTGGATCATTTGATAAGACCTGCAAATTATGGAGTGTAGATACAGGAAAATGCTATTATACTTTTAGAGGACATACTGCAGAAATT GTTTGCTTATCATTTAATCTTCAAAGCACACTAGTTGCAACTGGAAGCATGGATACTACAGCTAGATTATGGGACATACAGAATGGAGAAGAAGTGGTCAGATTAACA GGCCATTCTGCAGAGATAATTGCGTTAGCGTTTAACACCACAGGAGACAAAATAATCACAGGTTCTTTTGATCATACAGTTGCAGTATGGGATGTTAGCACGGGCAG GAGAATGCATACTTTAATAGGCCATCGTGCAGAAATAAGCAGCGCACAATTCAACTGGGATTGTACTCTGATCATCACTGGATCTATGGACAAAACATGCATG CTTTGGAATGCTTTGACAGGCAAGCGGGTAGCAACCTTAACAGGCCATGATGATGAAGTATTAGATGTTTGTTTCGATTATACTGGCCAGCGTATTGCAAGTGCCTCAGCTGATG GATCAGCAAGAGTATAtgatgcagaaacaaaaaaatgtgTGGCAAAACTTGAAGGTCATACAGGAGAAATTTCAAAG ATCTGTTTCAATCCTCAAGGAAGTCGTATTCTTACAGCCAGCTCAGATAAGACAGCTCGCCTTTGGGAGCCCAAGACGGGACAATGcattcaaatattggaaggccaCACTGATGAGATATTTTCCTGTGCTttcaattacaaaggaaatataATTATTACAG